The following coding sequences lie in one Klebsiella huaxiensis genomic window:
- the recC gene encoding exodeoxyribonuclease V subunit gamma: protein MLRVYHSNRLDVLEALMEFIVERQRLDDPFIPEMVLVQSTGMAQWLQMTLAKRFGIAANIEFPLPASFIWDMFVRVLKDIPGESAFSKQSMSWKLMTLLPQRLDDEAFTLLRHYLSDDSDKRKLFQLATRVADLYDQYLVYRPEWLMRWEADGRVDGLGEAQDWQAPLWKALVEYTAELGQPLWHRANLYQRFISALESAEEPPAGLPSRVFICGISALPPVYLQALQALGKHVDVYVLFTNPCRYYWGDIKDPAFLARLMSRQRRHHRETTRELPLFRDTEQAPGLFNDSGEQDVGNPMLASWGKLGRDYIYLLAGLERYEELDAFVDIVPDNLLHNLQADILDLRNAAVAGRSAEEFANSRSKRPLALDDRSLMIHVCHSPQREVEVLHDRLLAMLEENPELTPRDIIVMVADIDSYSPYIQAVFGSASGERWLPWAISDRRARESHPALQAFITLLSLPDSRFASEDVLALLDVPVLAARFNIDEEGLRYLRQWVNESGVRWGMDDDNVRELDLPATGQHTWRFGLTRMLLGYAMDSSEGEWRSVLPYDESSGLIAELVGNLASLLMQLNLWRRGLAQERPLAEWLPVCRDLLNDFFLPDSETEAALALIEQQWQAVIDGGVEAQYGEAVPLSLLRDELSQRLDQQRISQRFLAGPVNICTLMPMRSIPFKVVCLLGMNDGVYPRTLAPLGFDLMSQKPQRGDRSRRDDDRYLFLEALMSAEQKLYISYIGRSIQDNSERYPSVLVQELADYIGQSHCLAGDESLDCDASERRVKEHITHLHTRMPFDAANFQDNEDQSYVREWLAAASQQGEAHGEFIQPLPAPEIDHLPFEQLLRFWQHPVRAFFQQRLRVNFRSEESEIPDDEPFTLEGLSRYQLNQQLLNTLIEQQDASVMYRRFRAAGELPYGAFGELAWETQRQEMQNLAERVIASRKPGQSLEIDLQCNGVNITGWLQQVQSDGLLRWRPSLLSVAQGMQLWLEHLVYCASGGIGESRLFVRKDGEWHFPPLAQEQAQGYLNELVDGYLQGMSKPLLLLPESGGAWLKVCYDAEKDVMLMDEETQQKARSKFLQAYEGNMVVSGEGTDVWYQRLWRTLEPEYYEEIIAQTQRYLLPVFRFHQSE from the coding sequence ATGTTAAGGGTGTACCACTCAAACCGTCTGGATGTGCTTGAAGCGTTGATGGAATTTATCGTCGAGCGCCAGCGGCTGGATGACCCTTTCATTCCTGAAATGGTGCTGGTGCAGAGTACCGGGATGGCGCAATGGCTACAGATGACGCTGGCGAAGCGATTCGGGATCGCGGCCAATATTGAATTCCCTCTGCCAGCCAGTTTTATCTGGGATATGTTCGTACGGGTGCTGAAAGATATCCCTGGGGAAAGCGCGTTCAGCAAGCAGAGCATGAGCTGGAAGCTGATGACCTTGCTGCCTCAGCGTCTTGACGATGAAGCCTTCACGCTGCTGCGCCACTATCTGAGCGATGACAGTGACAAGCGCAAACTGTTTCAACTGGCGACAAGGGTGGCGGATCTCTATGACCAGTATCTGGTTTATCGCCCTGAATGGCTAATGCGCTGGGAGGCTGACGGGCGCGTGGACGGCCTTGGCGAGGCACAGGATTGGCAAGCGCCGTTGTGGAAAGCGCTGGTAGAGTACACTGCGGAACTGGGTCAACCGCTGTGGCATCGCGCCAACTTGTATCAACGCTTTATCAGCGCGCTTGAATCCGCTGAAGAGCCTCCAGCCGGGCTGCCATCGCGGGTATTTATTTGTGGGATTTCGGCGCTGCCGCCGGTGTACCTGCAGGCGCTACAGGCGCTGGGTAAGCATGTTGATGTTTACGTCCTCTTCACCAACCCTTGCCGCTACTACTGGGGTGACATCAAAGATCCAGCATTTCTGGCCAGACTGATGTCCCGCCAGCGTCGCCATCATCGTGAAACGACCCGAGAGCTGCCGCTGTTCCGTGATACTGAACAGGCACCCGGATTATTTAATGATTCCGGGGAGCAGGATGTTGGCAACCCAATGCTGGCCTCCTGGGGCAAGCTGGGGCGTGACTATATCTACTTACTGGCGGGTCTGGAACGCTATGAAGAACTGGATGCTTTTGTTGATATCGTACCTGACAACCTGCTGCATAATCTTCAGGCTGACATCCTCGATCTGCGCAATGCCGCGGTGGCCGGGCGTAGCGCCGAGGAGTTCGCCAACAGCCGCAGCAAGCGCCCCTTAGCGCTGGACGATCGCAGCCTGATGATTCATGTCTGCCACAGCCCGCAGCGCGAGGTCGAGGTGCTGCACGACAGGCTGCTGGCGATGCTCGAAGAGAATCCCGAATTGACACCGCGCGATATTATCGTCATGGTCGCGGATATCGATAGCTACAGTCCCTATATCCAGGCCGTCTTCGGCAGCGCCAGCGGCGAACGCTGGCTACCATGGGCGATTTCCGACCGTCGCGCCCGGGAATCTCACCCTGCGCTACAGGCATTTATTACCCTCCTTTCGCTGCCCGATAGCCGCTTTGCCAGCGAAGATGTTCTGGCGCTGCTGGACGTTCCGGTGCTGGCGGCGCGGTTTAATATTGACGAAGAGGGGCTACGCTACCTACGCCAGTGGGTTAACGAATCCGGTGTGCGCTGGGGGATGGATGACGACAACGTTCGTGAGCTGGATCTCCCGGCAACCGGTCAGCACACCTGGCGCTTTGGCCTGACGCGGATGCTGTTGGGCTATGCGATGGACAGCAGCGAGGGGGAGTGGCGCTCGGTTCTGCCATACGATGAGTCGAGCGGGCTTATCGCCGAACTGGTGGGTAACCTGGCATCCTTGCTAATGCAGCTTAATCTCTGGCGTCGCGGGCTGGCTCAGGAGCGCCCTCTGGCGGAGTGGCTGCCGGTATGCCGTGACCTGCTGAACGACTTTTTCCTGCCAGATAGCGAAACAGAGGCGGCTCTGGCGCTCATTGAACAACAATGGCAGGCGGTGATTGATGGCGGCGTTGAGGCTCAGTACGGCGAAGCGGTGCCGCTGTCGCTGCTTCGCGATGAACTCTCCCAGCGTCTCGATCAGCAGCGCATCAGCCAGCGCTTCCTTGCCGGCCCGGTGAACATCTGTACCCTGATGCCCATGCGCTCGATTCCTTTTAAAGTGGTCTGCCTGCTGGGAATGAACGACGGCGTTTATCCGCGTACTCTGGCACCGCTTGGCTTTGACTTAATGAGCCAGAAACCGCAGCGGGGCGACCGTAGCCGTCGTGATGATGACCGTTATCTGTTCCTCGAAGCGCTGATGTCGGCCGAGCAGAAGCTGTATATCAGCTATATTGGTCGCTCTATTCAGGATAATAGCGAGCGCTATCCTTCCGTTCTGGTCCAGGAGCTGGCGGACTATATCGGTCAAAGCCACTGTCTGGCGGGCGATGAGTCGTTGGATTGCGACGCCAGCGAGCGTCGTGTCAAAGAGCACATCACTCATCTGCATACGCGCATGCCTTTTGATGCCGCCAACTTTCAAGACAACGAAGATCAAAGCTATGTCCGGGAATGGCTGGCAGCCGCCAGCCAGCAGGGGGAGGCGCACGGTGAGTTTATCCAGCCGCTACCCGCCCCGGAAATTGACCACCTCCCTTTCGAACAGTTGCTGCGTTTCTGGCAGCATCCGGTTCGCGCCTTCTTCCAGCAGCGGCTGCGGGTTAATTTCCGCTCGGAGGAGAGCGAAATCCCCGACGATGAACCTTTCACCCTTGAAGGGCTGAGCCGCTATCAGCTGAACCAGCAACTGCTGAATACGCTGATTGAGCAGCAGGACGCTTCGGTGATGTATCGCCGTTTCCGTGCCGCCGGAGAGTTACCCTATGGCGCTTTCGGTGAACTGGCCTGGGAGACCCAGCGACAGGAGATGCAAAACCTGGCGGAGCGGGTCATTGCCAGCCGCAAACCGGGGCAGAGTCTGGAAATCGATCTGCAATGTAACGGAGTCAACATTACTGGGTGGTTGCAGCAGGTACAATCCGACGGTTTGCTGCGCTGGCGGCCATCGCTGCTGAGCGTGGCGCAGGGAATGCAACTTTGGCTGGAGCATCTTGTCTATTGTGCAAGTGGCGGTATCGGCGAAAGTCGACTGTTTGTGCGCAAAGACGGGGAGTGGCATTTCCCTCCGCTGGCGCAAGAGCAGGCTCAAGGATACCTGAATGAACTGGTCGACGGTTATCTGCAAGGGATGTCTAAACCGCTACTGCTGCTGCCAGAAAGCGGAGGTGCATGGCTAAAAGTCTGTTACGACGCCGAAAAGGATGTCATGTTAATGGATGAAGAGACGCAGCAGAAAGCGCGCAGTAAATTTCTTCAAGCCTATGAAGGAAACATGGTGGTCAGCGGTGAGGGTACCGATGTTTGGTATCAGCGCCTGTGGCGCACCCTTGAGCCGGAATACTATGAAGAGATTATCGCGCAAACGCAGCGCTATTTGCTGCCGGTATTTCGTTTCCATCAGTCCGAATAA
- the recB gene encoding exodeoxyribonuclease V subunit beta: MTDTAESLDPLRLPLTGERLIEASAGTGKTFTIAALYLRLLLGLGGESAFPRQVSVEELLVVTFTEAATEELRGRIRSNIHELRIACLRDSTDNPLYAGLLAEIPDKNLAAQTLLLAERQMDEAAVFTIHGFCQRMLSLNAFESGMLFEQQLIEDESRLRYQACADFWRRHCYPLPRDIAAVIHEAWKGPRDLLKSIDRWLQGEAPQLKSPPPAEETLAERHQQIIGRINALKQQWLEQAGEIEAVLENSGLDRRKFNRGNQGKWLEKVNAWAQEETLGYQLPDALEKFSQAFLLERTKAGGEPPVHPLFSAVEKLLASPLTLTDLVIARAMVEIREAVAREKRRRGELGFDDMLSRLDDALRSDSGEALACAIRQRFPVAMIDEFQDTDPQQYRIFRRIWRQQADTALLLIGDPKQAIYAFRGADIFTYMKARGDVNAHYTLDTNWRSAPGMVESVNRLFSLSDNPFMFREIPFLPVKSADKNQGLRFTVDDAAIPAMNVWLMPGEAVGSGDYQTFMAQICAGQIRDWLSAGQQGKALLWRGEKSSPVQASDITVLVRNRREASLIRDALQLLSIPSVYLSNRDSVFETPEAQELLWLLQAVLAPERENTLRSALATSMFGLNARDIENLNQDERAWDELVEEFSGYRQIWRQRGVMPMLRALMTARRIAENLLATNGGERRLTDILHISELLQEAANQLESEHALVRWLAQHIAEPDSNASSQQMRLESDKHLVQIVTIHKSKGLEYPLVWLPFIARFRKQDQAFYHDRSSFAAVLDLGQDDGSMELAEAERLAEDLRLLYVALTRAVWHCSLGVAPLSTRRSDKPGASDFHHSALGRLIQGGEAMDAAGLTARLQTFCCDDIALQRPTLTDPTPWQAPQTELPPLCARMLERTVVDDWRVTSYSGLQQHGHSAAQDLLPRLDVDAAGVGEVTEEPQLTPHQFPRGASPGTFLHSLFEDIDFTQPVPANWMAEKLKLSGFEEKWTPVLTDWLDGVLRTRLPGAEIALNQLSESDKQVEMAFYLPIEQPLNPLRLDALIRQYDPLSVDTPTLDFRQVRGMLKGFIDLVFRHNGRYYLLDYKSNWLGQDREAYTQDAMIQAMRTHRYDLQYQLYSLALHRYLRHRIADYDYEHHFGGVIYLFLRGMDGQDGGQGIFTTRPALPLIEGLDALFAGEMQEVAL, encoded by the coding sequence ATGACCGATACCGCCGAGTCTCTTGACCCCCTGCGCTTGCCCCTGACGGGCGAGCGCCTGATAGAAGCCTCTGCGGGCACCGGAAAAACCTTTACCATTGCCGCGCTCTATTTGCGGCTCTTGCTGGGGCTGGGTGGAGAGTCCGCCTTTCCCCGGCAGGTCAGCGTTGAAGAACTGCTGGTGGTGACCTTTACCGAAGCGGCGACCGAAGAGCTGCGCGGGCGTATTCGTAGCAACATCCACGAGTTGCGCATCGCCTGCCTTCGTGACAGTACCGATAACCCTCTCTACGCCGGACTGCTGGCGGAAATACCTGACAAAAACCTCGCCGCGCAAACTCTGCTGCTGGCGGAACGCCAAATGGACGAAGCGGCGGTATTTACCATTCACGGCTTCTGTCAGCGGATGCTGAGCCTCAACGCTTTTGAATCCGGCATGCTGTTCGAACAGCAACTGATAGAAGATGAATCACGCCTGCGCTATCAGGCCTGCGCCGACTTCTGGCGTCGCCACTGCTATCCGCTGCCGCGCGATATCGCCGCGGTTATTCACGAAGCGTGGAAAGGCCCCCGTGACCTGCTGAAATCAATCGACCGCTGGCTGCAGGGCGAAGCGCCGCAGCTAAAATCTCCACCACCTGCCGAAGAAACGCTGGCCGAACGCCATCAGCAAATTATCGGGCGCATTAATGCGCTTAAGCAGCAGTGGCTGGAACAGGCAGGTGAAATTGAGGCTGTACTGGAAAATTCAGGCCTCGACCGGCGCAAGTTCAACCGCGGAAATCAGGGAAAGTGGCTGGAGAAAGTGAATGCCTGGGCACAGGAAGAGACCCTGGGCTATCAGCTTCCGGACGCGCTGGAAAAGTTCTCTCAGGCTTTCTTGCTTGAACGCACCAAAGCGGGCGGTGAACCGCCGGTACATCCGCTGTTTAGCGCGGTAGAGAAGCTGTTGGCTTCACCGTTAACGTTGACCGATCTGGTTATCGCCCGGGCAATGGTCGAAATCCGTGAAGCAGTGGCCCGGGAGAAACGTCGCCGCGGCGAGCTGGGCTTTGACGATATGCTCAGTCGCCTTGATGATGCTCTTCGTAGTGATAGCGGCGAAGCGTTGGCCTGCGCGATTCGTCAGCGTTTTCCGGTAGCGATGATCGATGAATTCCAGGATACCGACCCGCAGCAGTATCGTATTTTTCGCCGTATCTGGCGACAGCAGGCAGACACCGCGCTGCTGCTGATTGGTGACCCGAAGCAGGCGATTTACGCCTTCCGCGGCGCGGACATTTTTACCTACATGAAAGCGCGTGGCGATGTGAACGCCCACTATACGCTGGATACTAACTGGCGCTCCGCGCCGGGAATGGTTGAAAGCGTCAATCGCCTGTTTAGCCTCAGCGATAACCCCTTTATGTTTCGCGAAATCCCGTTCCTGCCGGTCAAATCGGCGGATAAAAACCAGGGGCTGCGCTTTACTGTTGATGATGCCGCGATCCCCGCAATGAACGTCTGGCTGATGCCGGGCGAGGCCGTTGGCTCGGGGGATTATCAAACATTTATGGCGCAGATTTGCGCCGGGCAAATTCGCGACTGGCTCAGCGCGGGTCAGCAGGGCAAAGCGCTGCTGTGGCGTGGCGAAAAATCCTCTCCGGTTCAAGCTTCGGATATCACGGTGCTGGTGCGTAACCGCCGGGAGGCCTCGCTGATCCGCGACGCCCTCCAGTTGTTGTCGATACCTTCCGTCTACCTTTCCAACCGCGATAGCGTGTTTGAAACGCCGGAAGCGCAGGAGCTGCTATGGTTGCTGCAGGCGGTGCTGGCACCCGAACGCGAAAATACCCTGCGCAGCGCGCTGGCGACCTCAATGTTCGGCCTGAACGCTCGGGATATCGAAAACCTCAATCAGGATGAACGGGCGTGGGATGAACTGGTTGAGGAGTTTAGCGGCTACCGGCAAATCTGGCGTCAGCGTGGGGTCATGCCGATGCTACGCGCGCTGATGACCGCGCGACGTATCGCCGAAAATCTGCTCGCTACAAACGGTGGCGAACGACGCCTGACTGATATTCTGCATATCAGCGAGCTACTTCAGGAAGCTGCCAACCAGCTTGAAAGTGAGCATGCGCTGGTACGCTGGCTGGCGCAGCATATCGCCGAGCCGGATAGCAATGCTTCCAGCCAGCAGATGCGCCTGGAAAGCGACAAGCACCTGGTGCAGATTGTCACCATTCACAAATCAAAAGGTCTGGAATATCCGCTGGTTTGGTTGCCGTTTATCGCGCGTTTTCGTAAACAAGATCAGGCGTTTTATCACGACAGAAGTTCCTTTGCGGCGGTCCTCGACCTCGGGCAGGATGACGGGAGTATGGAGCTAGCGGAGGCCGAACGCCTGGCTGAAGATTTGCGCCTGCTGTACGTGGCGCTGACCCGTGCGGTCTGGCACTGTAGCCTTGGCGTTGCGCCGCTCAGTACCCGCCGTAGCGATAAACCTGGTGCCAGCGATTTTCACCACAGTGCGCTGGGCCGCCTGATCCAGGGCGGGGAGGCGATGGATGCCGCAGGGCTAACGGCTCGTTTACAAACTTTCTGCTGCGATGATATTGCTCTGCAACGTCCTACGCTTACGGATCCGACGCCCTGGCAGGCTCCGCAGACGGAACTGCCGCCGCTTTGCGCGCGTATGCTTGAGCGCACGGTGGTTGACGACTGGAGAGTCACCAGCTACTCCGGTTTACAGCAGCACGGTCACAGCGCCGCGCAGGATCTTCTGCCGCGCCTGGATGTCGATGCCGCAGGCGTTGGCGAAGTAACGGAAGAGCCACAGCTCACGCCGCACCAGTTCCCGCGCGGCGCATCGCCGGGGACATTCTTGCACAGCCTGTTTGAAGATATTGATTTTACCCAGCCGGTTCCCGCTAACTGGATGGCGGAAAAGCTAAAATTGAGTGGGTTTGAGGAGAAATGGACGCCGGTGCTGACCGATTGGCTGGACGGCGTGCTGCGTACCCGCCTGCCGGGAGCAGAGATCGCCCTGAATCAGCTTAGCGAAAGCGATAAACAGGTGGAGATGGCCTTTTATCTACCCATCGAACAGCCTCTGAACCCGCTGCGTCTGGACGCACTAATCCGCCAGTACGATCCGCTCTCCGTTGATACCCCAACCCTCGATTTCCGTCAGGTACGTGGCATGTTGAAAGGCTTTATCGACCTGGTATTTCGCCATAATGGCCGCTATTACCTGCTGGATTACAAATCAAACTGGCTGGGGCAAGATCGCGAGGCCTATACCCAGGACGCCATGATCCAGGCAATGCGCACGCATCGTTACGATTTGCAGTATCAGCTCTACAGCCTGGCGCTGCACCGCTATTTACGCCATCGTATTGCGGACTACGACTATGAACACCATTTTGGCGGCGTGATTTATCTCTTTTTACGCGGTATGGACGGGCAGGACGGCGGTCAGGGGATCTTTACTACGCGTCCGGCGCTGCCGTTGATTGAAGGCCTTGACGCGCTGTTTGCCGGGGAAATGCAGGAGGTAGCGCTATGA
- the ptrA gene encoding pitrilysin produces the protein MPRSLWFKVIVVLAALWAPLSQADTGWQPIQETIRKSEKDTRQYQAIRLDNGMVVLLVSDQQAVKSLSALVVPVGSLQDPVEHQGLAHFLEHMTLMGSQKYPQPDSLAEFLKMHGGSHNASTAPYRTAFYLEVENDALDGAVDRLADAIAAPLLDKKYADRERNAVNAELTMARTRDGMRMAQVSAETINPAHPGSHFSGGNLETLSDKPGKPVLDALHTFRDSWYSANLMKAVIYSNKSLPELASIAASTYGRVPNHNISKPEITVPVVTDAQKGIIIHYVPAMPRKVLRVEFRIDNNSDQFRSKTDELVTYMIGNRSPGTLSDWLQKQGLVESIRADSDPVVNGNSGVLAISATLTDKGLAHRDEVTAAIFSYLNLLRSQGIDKRYFDELAHVLALDFRYPSINRNMDYVEWLADTMIRVPVEHTLDVVNIADRYDPQAIKDRLAMMTPQNARIWYISPKEPHNKTAYFVNAPYQVDKISAQTFADWQQKSSAIDLKLPVLNPYIPDDFTLIKSDKAYPHPQLIVDEPTLRVIYAPSQYFASEPKADISLVLRNPQGMDSARRQVMFALNDYLAGIALDQLSNQAAVGGISFSTGANNGLMVNANGYTQHLPELFNALLDGYFSYTPTEEQLEQAKSWYAQMMDSADKGKAYDQAIMPVQMVSQVPYFQREDRRALLPSITLKEVLEYRDNLKAKGRPELLVIGNLTADQSTAMARQIQKQLGADGNEWCRNKDVLVNSKQLAIFEKAGNSTDSALAAVFAPPNVDEYTSSAASSLLGQIVQPWFYNQLRTEEQLGYAVFAFSMNVGRQWGMGFLLQSNDKQPEFLWQRFQAFFPTAEAKLRAMKPEEFAQIQQAVISQMQQAPQTLGDEASKLSKDFDRGNMRFDSRDKVVAQIKLLTPQKLADFFHQTVVDPQGMAILSQISGSQNGKTEYAHPQDGKVWENVSALQKSLPLMRENE, from the coding sequence ATGCCCCGCAGTTTATGGTTCAAGGTTATTGTAGTTCTGGCCGCCCTTTGGGCACCGTTAAGTCAAGCAGACACCGGATGGCAACCGATTCAGGAAACCATTCGTAAAAGCGAAAAAGATACCCGTCAATATCAGGCGATTCGCCTGGATAATGGCATGGTGGTTCTGCTGGTTTCCGATCAGCAGGCGGTGAAATCGCTGTCGGCGCTGGTCGTCCCTGTGGGTTCACTACAGGATCCCGTGGAGCATCAGGGGCTGGCCCACTTCCTGGAACATATGACGCTGATGGGCTCGCAGAAATATCCGCAGCCTGACAGCCTCGCCGAGTTCCTCAAAATGCATGGCGGCAGCCATAACGCCAGTACCGCGCCGTATCGCACCGCGTTCTATCTTGAAGTGGAAAACGATGCGCTGGACGGCGCTGTTGACCGTCTGGCTGACGCCATTGCCGCGCCGCTGCTGGATAAAAAATATGCCGACCGAGAGCGTAATGCAGTTAATGCCGAGCTAACGATGGCGCGAACCCGAGATGGGATGCGGATGGCGCAGGTTAGCGCTGAAACCATCAACCCGGCACACCCGGGCTCGCATTTTTCCGGCGGTAACCTCGAAACGCTGAGCGACAAGCCCGGCAAGCCGGTGCTCGATGCGCTGCATACCTTCCGCGATAGCTGGTATTCAGCCAACCTGATGAAAGCGGTGATCTACAGCAACAAATCTCTGCCGGAGCTGGCGAGCATCGCCGCATCTACCTATGGTCGCGTGCCGAACCATAATATTAGCAAGCCGGAAATTACCGTGCCGGTGGTGACCGATGCGCAAAAGGGCATCATCATTCACTATGTCCCGGCGATGCCGCGTAAAGTGCTGCGCGTTGAGTTCCGCATCGATAACAATAGCGACCAGTTCCGCAGTAAAACCGACGAGCTGGTGACCTATATGATCGGCAACCGTAGCCCGGGCACGCTTTCTGACTGGCTGCAAAAGCAAGGACTGGTTGAAAGCATCCGTGCCGATTCCGACCCGGTGGTTAACGGCAACAGCGGGGTGCTGGCTATTTCCGCAACCCTGACGGATAAAGGCCTGGCGCATCGTGATGAAGTCACGGCTGCCATTTTCAGCTACCTCAATCTGCTGCGTAGTCAGGGAATTGATAAACGCTATTTCGATGAACTGGCCCATGTGCTGGCGCTCGATTTCCGCTACCCATCAATTAATCGCAATATGGATTACGTCGAATGGCTGGCTGACACCATGATCCGCGTGCCGGTTGAGCATACTCTGGACGTCGTCAACATTGCCGACCGTTACGACCCGCAGGCGATTAAAGACCGTCTGGCGATGATGACGCCGCAAAACGCCCGCATCTGGTATATCAGTCCGAAAGAACCGCATAACAAGACGGCCTACTTCGTTAACGCGCCTTATCAGGTGGATAAAATCAGCGCGCAGACCTTTGCCGACTGGCAGCAGAAATCCAGCGCCATCGACCTCAAGCTACCGGTGCTGAACCCCTATATTCCTGATGATTTCACCTTAATCAAAAGCGACAAGGCTTATCCGCATCCACAGCTGATTGTTGATGAGCCGACGCTACGTGTGATTTACGCGCCGAGCCAGTACTTCGCCAGTGAACCGAAGGCGGATATTTCGTTGGTCCTGCGTAACCCGCAGGGCATGGATAGCGCCCGTCGCCAGGTGATGTTTGCCCTCAATGATTATCTGGCGGGTATCGCGCTTGACCAGCTTAGCAACCAGGCGGCAGTCGGCGGCATCAGCTTCTCCACCGGAGCTAATAATGGGCTGATGGTTAACGCCAACGGCTACACGCAGCATCTTCCGGAACTCTTTAACGCGCTGCTGGATGGTTACTTCAGCTATACGCCGACCGAAGAACAACTGGAGCAGGCTAAATCCTGGTACGCGCAGATGATGGACTCGGCGGATAAAGGCAAAGCCTACGATCAGGCGATCATGCCGGTTCAGATGGTTTCACAGGTGCCGTATTTCCAGCGCGAAGATCGCCGGGCGCTGCTGCCCTCGATTACGCTTAAAGAGGTGCTGGAGTACCGCGATAATCTCAAAGCCAAAGGGCGTCCGGAGCTGTTGGTTATTGGTAATCTCACTGCCGATCAATCAACTGCCATGGCGCGGCAGATTCAAAAACAGCTGGGAGCAGACGGCAACGAATGGTGCCGTAACAAAGACGTACTGGTAAACAGCAAACAGCTGGCTATTTTTGAAAAAGCGGGCAACAGCACGGACTCCGCGCTGGCCGCCGTCTTCGCGCCGCCGAACGTGGATGAATACACCAGTTCTGCTGCGAGTTCTCTTCTCGGGCAAATCGTACAGCCGTGGTTTTACAACCAACTGCGTACGGAAGAGCAACTCGGCTATGCGGTTTTTGCCTTCTCAATGAACGTTGGTCGCCAGTGGGGAATGGGCTTCCTGCTGCAAAGTAACGACAAGCAACCTGAATTCCTGTGGCAGCGTTTCCAGGCCTTTTTCCCGACGGCGGAAGCTAAATTGCGAGCGATGAAGCCGGAAGAGTTTGCGCAGATTCAGCAGGCGGTTATCAGCCAGATGCAGCAGGCACCGCAGACCTTGGGCGATGAGGCATCAAAGCTGAGCAAAGATTTCGATCGCGGTAATATGCGTTTTGATTCACGTGATAAAGTAGTGGCTCAGATTAAACTGCTGACGCCGCAAAAACTTGCTGACTTCTTCCATCAGACGGTAGTGGATCCGCAAGGCATGGCGATACTTTCTCAGATTTCCGGTAGCCAGAACGGCAAGACGGAATACGCGCATCCGCAGGATGGCAAAGTCTGGGAAAACGTCAGCGCATTGCAGAAATCCTTACCCCTGATGCGAGAGAATGAATGA